One region of Miscanthus floridulus cultivar M001 chromosome 19, ASM1932011v1, whole genome shotgun sequence genomic DNA includes:
- the LOC136525455 gene encoding uncharacterized protein — MEGAASGGRAAPARMTTMSRHYFGGSFIMSSRKYASGIEKRKKEARIDEFIQSQRSSMHKFLKNNANTSRDPNELAIVVWREPTQIIPQDEGPPDDNVGINMEENNQIQGIMDYFKTYRNDGYASSKVNAMEIASEIGVEPSFPVKRCALRKKHFDENNSEEALLEGEKEFKVSYFTVIIDMAVRSLESRFQELESFRELFGFLMSSANLKALDGPELKVCCTTLAAVFSLNGSSNIDLNDLISELSVLQFTLPDTPFTAMEIFEFVTKANCYPIASIAYRILFTMPVTVASAERSFSKLKLLKNYLRSTMSQERLNGLATLCIEKRLLDEIDIDTIINDFASRNVRRNF, encoded by the exons ATGGAAGGCGCCGCCTCCGGTGGCCGGGCTGCCCCCGCGCGTATGACCACCATGTCGCGGCATTACTTCGGCGGCAGCTT CATCATGTCATCAAGAAAGTATGCTTCCGGCATtgagaaaaggaaaaaggaagcACGAATAGATGAGTTCATACAATCACAGAGGAGTTCTATGCATAAGTTTCTGAAGAATAATGCAAACACTTCAAGAGATCCAAACGAGTTGGCGATAGTTGTCTGGAGGGAACCAACACAGATTATTCCACAAGATGAAGGTCCTCCTGATGACAATGTTGGCATtaacatggaagaaaacaat CAGATACAAGGCATAATGGATTACTTTAAAACCTATAGAAATGATGGGTATGCTTCTAGTAAGGTCAATGCAATGGAAATTGCATCTGAAattggtgtcgagccatcgttcccAGTAAAGCGATGTGCTCTTAGAAAGAAGCATTTTGATGAAAATAATAGTGAGGAAGCACTCTTGGAAGGTGAGAAGGAATTTAAAGTTAGTTACTTCACGGTTATAATTGATATGGCAGTCCGTTCATTGGAGAGTAGATTTCAAGAATTGGAATCATTCAGAGAATTATTTGGATTTTTAATGAGTTCAGCAAACTTGAAGGCATTGGATGGTCCTGAGCTAAAAGTGTGTTGCACAACACTAGCAGCAGTTTTCTCTCTAAATGGTTCATCTAACATTGATTTAAATGATCTAATTTCTGAGTTGAGTGTTCTACAATTCACTTTGCCGGATACACCATTCACAgctatggagatttttgagtttgttACAAAGGCTAATTGTTATCCTATTGCTTCCATTGCTTATCGGATCTTGTTTACTATGCCTGTGACTGTGGCATCAGCTGAAAGAAGCTTCTCAAAACtaaaattgttgaagaactatTTGAGATCTACAATGTCTCAAGAGAGGTTAAATGGTTTGGCAACATTATGCATTGAGAAGCGATTGTTGGATGAGATCGATATTGATACCATCATCAATGACTTCGCATCGAGGAATGTTAGAAGGAATTTTTAA